Sequence from the Paramisgurnus dabryanus chromosome 3, PD_genome_1.1, whole genome shotgun sequence genome:
aaacgaaactacggcgAACACCcacagtagttttatcaatgaaaggctaaaaatagcgctgttcaccgtatgttcaagccagaagtcaaaaaaagacgtaaaatttgtgtttaatacctcagattagataaatgggcggagagaaggcggtcgcgtgtggctgttcgaacacattcaaccacattgcgttccgcagctccaaagcgatccgatcaaaagtggtttcgactacctctggatgtggttgaaagtggtcgaaagtggacgcgttcaaaacgttttgaacaccgtttacacctggcattaacgtcgtccacttgtgatccgatcgacgaaaacgcatgttaatgccaagtgtaaacagcctctaaaggatttatgataaaagagacacttgtgttcacaaaatacttgaAAGACattaacttaacactaaactctgattacacatgagattaagcgagtatttGGCGTCTCTTCtttcataaaccctttagatgcgtctgcagcaggctcgtattttgacatcacacatgatgcacataagcTTATATGACGCagtgaacacatattttgaaatgatgagcCTCTGGGCTACATACATGATGTGACGAGTTTCGGATCGTGTGTCCTCGATAACggagtcaccggccgccactgtgcGCAGCTATACCTACTCAACCACAAGAAACTTTCAACTTGCCGTCAAGTCATCCCATCATTTATTAAACGGTAAAATAGCTGTGAAACTGCATTTTGTATGTCTAATCAGAACTGTATTACATTTCGTGTAGTGACAAAATTTGATGGCTTTCTCAAACCCTTGGTTTTATAAAATTCCTGGAAGACATTTTTGTGTACCTACATTATAAAATTCCCCAAGTTTGGTGGGGTGTAGATTTAAAATGGTGAAAAAAACAACAGATTTTAAATTTAACCCTTCAGGATTAAAGCTGCCATAAAACATGCTACTGTATATCCGATTGATCGCAGAGAATTAATATAATGGGTATAATGGCATtttaaaacagttaaacaatcAATAGATTATATATTAAgaactattaaatattttaacttttagTTTTTTCATTATACTTATCTCCACAGTAATCACTTATACATCCCCCCACCTCATCCCTGCAGTCTTGTTGTATTATTGCACTGAGTTTACCACCACTGTTAGTCCACcttaagattttttgcttgattCGGTTTAGCAATGTTTCTCCCACAAAGCCTAAAAAAGACTTCACACCTCTGACTCCAGGCTGGACACCCTCCTCCAGGGCCTTGGAGCGAAGGGACTGTGTACATTCCGTGCAACTAGAACCTGCCTACGGTCCCTACACACAGAAGACACCGGCAAAGTGTGTAGCGACTGCTGGGGTAAACGCCCGGCCCCCTCGTAGCCTCCGAAACCTGTGCTCTGGTACACCGTGTGTCTGCTGCCTAACCGGTGAACCAGAGCAGCATTATCCGGGCAATGGCTGGCGCAGGGAAACAGGTGGCACATGTCTTTGGAGTGGTCGTGGAAATGGGCAGGCCCCTGTGGTAGAGGCCCCAGGTACATAGGCATGTCCGTGTACGAGTTCAGGTATGTCGAATAGTGTCCGTGCACCAGTGTGGAAGTGGAACGACGCAGGGATGCTGTGTTCTGTATTAGTGCCTCCCGGTATGACGGAAGACGGATGGACTTTGAATATTTGAGCTTTTGGGGCTTGTAAGGATAGGAGCCCATGTGGGCCGGGTCCAGATAGGCGGGTTCCGCCGGCACGTTGTAACGACGACTGTTACCGACACTCCCGTACGTCTTTGAGGGTTTGGGATTCGTAACTAAAACTCTTGGGAAAAGGTCCGGCATGTTGATGCAACTGCTAGAGGATGCCGAAGTGCTGGGCTTCTCGTCAATCTGCCCGATCCGATCGCCGCCCCACGTGGCCCTGAGAAAAGAGGCGCGGCGGTTGACTTTATCCTTCCCAAGAAGAGGAATGTCATCCGTGTCCGGTTCTATATACAGCTTTGTGCAGGCGTTGCAGCTTGAAATGGGTCTCTGGTATTGACTTCTCATGCAGGGTGTGGTATGGGAATGGTTTTCCAGGAGATGATCACTTTTAAGCTCGGCCAGGCAAGACTGAGGGACGTCGTAATCGTCCCTACGTCGAGTTTCAGGAGATGCTGCCACGTAGCTGTGGGACCTTTTATTTCGACCAAGACCTGCCATGTACGGTTTATGGCTTACGGGAGTTTCCTGGTGCTCTACGAAGATGTCAGGTACCTGAAAGTCACGGTAAGAGATGTAGCGAGGGTGACAGGATGGATCCACGTACACATGGGGTTTGGGAGCTGTAGGAGGAGGCGGGTCTCTCATGGCAATATGTGGACTGCTGAGGCTGGATATGGGTAGCGTTCGTTCATAGATGTGGTGTTGGCTGGTTCGTGCCGGAAGGGTGTAGCGCAGTGAGGTAGGACGTGTGCTCGTGTGAGGCTTTTCCAGGAGATGCTGGGTGGTGCTCTCCACATTTTGTTGGTAAGGTGAATGATTGTCTGTGACACTGGAAATGAAGGGTAGGCGACTGTGGCTGAAATCAGTTCCTATGAGGCAGGTGGGAAGAGTAGGTCTTGCCGCCTCTGGATCACGTCGACTCCAGTTCTCAATGGTCTTGGTGGCGTTGTCCAAAGAGTTTTCCACTCTGGCAGATGAGACGATGTCTTTAGCTGTCTGGAGCATTTTCAGCATGTTAGCCTGAGTGTAGCTGGTGGTGACATCTGGGTTCTGCATGTTCCCTTTACGGTCCATGTCCTCTACACCATTAAAACAGCTGTAGATTCCCTGCAGGGGAAGAAAAGGGAAAAATCTTAACCTTTACgatgtttaatttaattaaattcagTTGAAAAGGGTAATAAATCTGCTTTCACAAGCTAATTGTGTATAATTACCTACAGTATAGAACGTTCAAAGGCAGATACAGTAAGATTAATTTATTCAGTAATATAAAGTTAACTATGTGGGAATATTAACTATAGCTTATGCATGcatgtgtaaaatgtgtatatCTTGTTTTCTCTTGCTTTATGtattttacctttaaatttgGATCTTAAGTTTCCAGAGAATAAAATCagttacagtaaataaaaaatatcaagtGCTTTGGTGGCTAGAATAATGACATTGAGATTTTCATATTGTCCCCCAGATCTTTAGTGGCTCTATAACATCTTGGTGTCCTCATGAAAAtcgttttatgaaaaatgtttcTACAGTATTTCGAAAGTCTTTCCTGAATTTCCAAGCTTCCTCTGGCAATTTTTCATTGTTGCTAGGGCTACAACATATATCGAAATGATAGAAATACAGCAAATGTGCATATTGCATAATGCTTCATATGACcccttttaaatatattttattacaatttaaattgattttacaAACTCAAAGATTAATGTAACTGCATAACAGTGGCAGAGGGTGCAGGAATGCGTAGCTTGTCAAAACATGCCTTTAGCTTGTcatgtttttcaatattttactatgttcttacctcaacttagatgaattaatacatacctatcttttttcaatgcgtgcactttcaatctttgtacagcgtgtcgtgaatgtgttagcatttagcctagccccattcattcctatggctgcaaactaaatttttattttgtgccaccatacttactcgtataactcctcatgtaacagtctttaaatagggaaaacatgaaagtgtttggtgacttattaattcatccctgtttggatcctaaggaatgaatgaggctaggctaaatgctaacacattcacgaagcgctgtacaaagattaagggccctattttaacgatctaagcgcattgtctaaagcgcacagcgcaacgtctaaatgggcgtgtccgaatccacttttgctaatttaacgacgggaaaaatggtttttgcgccgagcgcatggtcgaaaagggttggtcctattgtaatgggagtattttgggcgtaacgtgcagtaaaccaatgagagtcacagctctcatcccctttaaaagccagttgctctggcgctatgtctaatccctatttagatgacggactttgtaaactgaaaaactaagcggaggaagaagatccctagtttaaaggacaagttcggtattttagacttaaagccctgttttcagattgtttatggtgaaatagaatggttttgactgaaatttcgacatttgccgctgccctgagaattttcgcgtgtttgtgtttcagctcaaacctctacaatgggtttaatggtgcactggaacaatccttcctaaaatgcattaaactttcgtttacaaagacgtgaaactcaccgagtggtcaggggtgttcactgatatactcacacaaaaatcgctgcaaaagatgctttccaacagctgttttagcattcgttgttaacttgtggacctattttcccaaacgcctcacacccgtacattcttccgcttagagcttgaataatagacactccagcccaggtggtggcgctaatccgcctttgccaattgcaagaatagaaacaaagttcccggcgcggagtaataccgtacctcacaggacatctaatacaagtccatggagctggtaaaaactacgataaaacctgttggaatgcgtcttttggagcgatttttgtgtgagcatatcagtgaacacccctgaccactcggtgagtttcacgtctttgttaacgaaagtttaatgcattttaggaaggattgttccagtgcaccattaatcCCAttatagaggtctgagctgaaacaccaacacgcgaaaattctcagggcacccgcaaatgtcgaaatttcagtcaaaaccattctatttcaccataaacaatctgaaaacagggctttaagtctaaaataccgaacttgtcctttaagattaatgttaaataattatgttgttttttcacttgtattgaaattgttatttttttattaaaacctttaaaacccgttttcttttagtcatggaagtaaaaaagcaggcttttaattgctttaaatgtatggctatccaatatcatcaaaaaataatttacaagtatgtaagataaggtttgtactctaaaaatactttatttgtaacaaacaggatataaagattttacaaacggctctcctcacgtttcagcactatGCAcacgttttttttagcaaagagtttttttaagcattacttaaaaatgtttctcatcccaccatatccacaggtacagagtcatcatatacaataaatccgtgaggtagcataaaaaaaacatttaaaaacagacgcatttgttcaaagcaaagcatttatttacttaccaggctgcaggtgaagcagatctttgtgccttctaacgtcacACAATTAGTCCTCAATTATGttcaagagactcaataataatcttttacattctttaatctttcatatttaaaagcgtttttgtgctgctgcgcattcatgtatgtgataagcaaacccgcgttgtcctcccgtgtataggcgcattttactaatgcgctctttaaataacataaaacacattgcgccattgactttagactttagacttaagaccaggtttttgttggtcaatggcgtagtctattttagttgcctcaaaatagcaacgcgccaacaatgcacctgaacacacctcgttttcagaccagaacgcccttgggcgcaaaagggggcgcaaatgcatttgctatttaaacaacgcggcgctaaacgtgaaaattagggtggaaactagcgaaagacacttgcgtcgcgcattgcgctgcattgcgccgggtgtaagatagagccctaaaaGTGCaggcattgaaaaaagataaatttgtctaagttgaggttagaacatagtaaaatattgaaaagcggtggtgttttcctttaaatttgcgcccctcggaagagaagtcaccggccgccactccTGCATACTAATATTACATTATTTAGCAAGTTGTCCTATATTGCATTTTTCTTTATTAGGCTATAATATAAAATTCTATTCAATATGGTAATAAAAATAATCAATATACAAACATTTCTTCAATATCAATGTATAAGTTAGCTTTattgtaataatttttaaatgagCCATAGCTGAAATGGTTTGTTTATAATTGTTAGAAGCATTTTGCACTGCAAGGAACATTGAAGACTTAGGGTGCGTGcaaaaccgcatactgtatagtaggtagtgaataagatgaagtacctacttacttggcgttaaaacaataggtactgtatagtatgaatcctggtagtatgaatgagattgggacgtactacatccgccatgttgctacatcacgtgacatcgTCGTCATTACGTCATGTCAttccagcgcgaaaacagccgcatgcctcttcttcttcgttggataactcctctcccagggcatcatgggatagtgaagtgtccatcgtatgcacactgcaaaatctaactgGAAGTAGTAGggcatccgggtacttttcgcatactgtttttctaATACTATGTATTCAGACATACTACTCACCTCGCCTACTgattttcgcgtactatatagtatgaagtaggcTGTTTCGGACGCAGTATTAGGCGGTGTGCACTTTTTTACGTTTCAAAAAACGCCTGGCGGACGCCGACTGGCAGCTTTATTTCAGCCAAATGGCAGCTTTCTTTAGataagcgctttggttgctgtgatacttcggCTTTGTTTAGTTGTACgatgcgccggttggttgttgtgctATTTGTCTCACCCCTTTTCCACTGTGATTGAAGCTGAGCTTTTCAcgcaaagttgaatattttttaacCCTCGGCACTGAGCATGGAAAAACCAGTGAGCGCCGTCTTTCAGGGCTGAAAAAACGCTAGGTGCTcctccattggaaacaattgaaaaaatACGTTGTCCACGAGCGTAaaactttggtgtgcacgcccccttaaaGTAACACTTCAAAATGTTGATTATAAAAATGAATTTTACCCTGCTGATGGCTAGTAAGCAGTCCAAGCGGTCAGACTTGCGGACAGAATGTCGTAGTTTCCAGTAAAGCAGATGTTCCCAGGCAAACACCAGCAGACTGAGACCCATGGCCACCAGAAGCATGTAAAACACCCCGGCCATGTTGTCTATGTCGAGTTTAGAGCTCATCACCTCTTTCTTCTCATTACGACAGATGCCAGTCAACCACACGGTCTGAAGCTTCTGAGTGTCACCTGTGATACATGATACATTTGAGATTAAATAAGTCAAGAGTATATGATGGTTAGGCTTCATTTAGATACAAAATAATCCATTAGTACAATATTTCTTCATGTTTTAtcaccaaaaatataaaaaataggaaataacacaaaaatgtaaatactgCCTTTGAAACGTGGCTCCAAATGTATTCGATTTTATTCCATAAAAACCTTTTGAAGAATTGTCCCCGTTTTTGCCACAtaatgtcattcattcatttttttatggaGTATCATGATCAAATATAATGGTGAGTAAATAAGTACAAAATTAAAAGCTAGTGCTTGAACACTTAAACCACAGGCAATAAAGTTTACCATCAGCGAGGAACTGAAGAAGAGCCAGATCAATGGGTCGCTTCCAGCGAGACTCTTTCTGAAGGGCGATACCATAACCTGTAGTAGCGAATACTTTCCCACTACCGATAGTCACAAGTTTACAGCCTTCATCTTTACCAGCCATGTAGttcagcacagctgcatcataTATAAAAGCATCCAGCTTCCTGTTAATGACAGAGACAGAATACACTGGTTtcacaaaacaacaaaacacgTGCTTATTTTAAAGCACATCAGCATTTATTCTCTGTTTATGATAACAGTTGTTGAATCTGCTCAAAATCAAAAGAAGTTTTATCAGAAACTCTGAGTGAGCAGACACAAATAATCCTAAGAAATATCTGATGGATAGGAAGCTCTAgtagcaaataaaataaaatataattgtgtATAATTCACAGTGAACATACCCTGTTTTGAGGCTGTTGAGGGCATCTTCCACACCTTTCTGGTTGTACTTCACCATGTGCGAATGCATCTCTGGATAATTGCTGCGAATGTTTCGTTCCGTGCTGCCGTTGGGCACCGTACCGAACCGGAACGGAGGGTACTG
This genomic interval carries:
- the grin2ca gene encoding glutamate receptor, ionotropic, N-methyl D-aspartate 2Ca; this encodes MGVHLGCLSDTLWLPLLLLLSVSSAPHCQGRPFGMVDSTVNVAVVFSGSTYQMEIKGRLSRENFMDLPLEVNPITVLVNNTNPRTLLTRICDTLAANRVHGVVFEDNIGSEAVAQILDFISTQTAVPILGISGGSAVVLPHKGDGSTFLQLGASIGQQISGMFKMMEEYNWDSFVVVTSLYPGYDSYVDHIRAFIDTSYFLWEMQDVLTFDMSADGMNDLRARRLLQQIDAQVILAYCSHDEAQYLFTLAREAGLAGPGYIWFIPSLAVGNPNLPPPDSFPVGLISIITDRWKMSLRNRVRDGVAIVVKGVESFRKQRGFIPDGHMDCQSTVRPSTNETLYRYMLNVSWENTDFSFNNDGYLVNPTMIIITLDRGRQWDKVGNYEFGILQTRYPVWPRYGSYLEPVSDNRHLTVATLEERPFVIVEAVDPVTGTCLSNTVPCRRQSNKTETIVGHTEPYTKLCCKGFCIDILKKLSRNIKFSYDLYLVTNGKHGKLVRGIWNGMIGEVFYRRADMAIGSLTINEERSEIIDFSVPFVETGISVMVARSNGTVSPSAFLEPYSPAVWVMMFVMCLTVVAVTVFVFEYFSPVGYNRSLVSAKDPGGPTFTIGKSVWLLWGIVFNNSVPIENPKGTTSKIMVLVWAFFAVIFLASYTANLAAFMIQEQYIDTVSGLSDKKFQRPQDQYPPFRFGTVPNGSTERNIRSNYPEMHSHMVKYNQKGVEDALNSLKTGKLDAFIYDAAVLNYMAGKDEGCKLVTIGSGKVFATTGYGIALQKESRWKRPIDLALLQFLADGDTQKLQTVWLTGICRNEKKEVMSSKLDIDNMAGVFYMLLVAMGLSLLVFAWEHLLYWKLRHSVRKSDRLDCLLAISRGIYSCFNGVEDMDRKGNMQNPDVTTSYTQANMLKMLQTAKDIVSSARVENSLDNATKTIENWSRRDPEAARPTLPTCLIGTDFSHSRLPFISSVTDNHSPYQQNVESTTQHLLEKPHTSTRPTSLRYTLPARTSQHHIYERTLPISSLSSPHIAMRDPPPPTAPKPHVYVDPSCHPRYISYRDFQVPDIFVEHQETPVSHKPYMAGLGRNKRSHSYVAASPETRRRDDYDVPQSCLAELKSDHLLENHSHTTPCMRSQYQRPISSCNACTKLYIEPDTDDIPLLGKDKVNRRASFLRATWGGDRIGQIDEKPSTSASSSSCINMPDLFPRVLVTNPKPSKTYGSVGNSRRYNVPAEPAYLDPAHMGSYPYKPQKLKYSKSIRLPSYREALIQNTASLRRSTSTLVHGHYSTYLNSYTDMPMYLGPLPQGPAHFHDHSKDMCHLFPCASHCPDNAALVHRLGSRHTVYQSTGFGGYEGAGRLPQQSLHTLPVSSVCRDRRQVLVARNVHSPFAPRPWRRVSSLESEV